The Solanum stenotomum isolate F172 unplaced genomic scaffold, ASM1918654v1 scaffold25647, whole genome shotgun sequence sequence GagtaacaattttttaataaacatATTCTCAGGTGGACACTATAACCAATCGAATGACTCAGTTATGGAGGAATGTGCAGATGTCTCACATGTAATGCATCTACAGACAAGTAGTAGCAGACAAGCCAGTGAGAACAGTACAGGTACATCTGTCACTCAGTCAACAACACACATAATAACATATACACATAACTCTGTATTGGGTACAAAACTTCATTATTCACGAATTCAATACTTATATTGTCTCCCACTTGACTTATATGACAGCTGGATACAAGACAAGATTGAATTTGGGCCCTCCAACCTACACCTGTCAATATTGTCAGGCAATTCTGTGGTATGAGGAACGGACAGACAAAGGTAAAAATACACGACAACCTAAATTTACACTTTGCTGTATGGAAGGACGAATTCGTGTACCATTACTGACTCAATCACCACCGTACCTCAAATATCTATTGGGCAATGAATTCGGAAAAGTGGGGATGAACTTTAGGAAAAATATCAGGGTATATAACTCCATGTTTGCATTTACATCAATGGGAGGTCGAGTTGACAGATCAATCAATCGTTCTAAGGGTCCTTATGTATTCAGAATAAGTGGGCAAAATTATCATCACATAGGCTCACTATTACCAGAAATTGGAAAAAGTCCACAATTTGCACAACTCTATATATATGACACGGATAATGAGATAGAGAATAGAATAAAAAGTCTGATGCATGAAGAAGTTGAAACAGAAATCGTACAAGAAATATCTGAAATGCTAGACGAGCATAATGTTTTGGTTAAATCATTTCGTATGGCAAGGGATAGATACATAGAACAACCACAAGCAGAGTTCCATATGAGCATCCTATCTGAAAGGACCCAAGATGGCCGACAATACAACAGACCAACGGCTTCTGAAGTTGCTGGATTAATCGTAGGAGACCTTACAGATGCTAACTTTCAGCGAGATGTCATTGTGGATCACCGCAAGAACGGACTGCAAAGGATCACAGATTTACACCCATGTTTCATGTCAATGAATTACCCATTAATACATCCCTATGGGGAAGATGGATATAGGCTTGGAATACCTTTAGATTCTGCAAGTCAAAAAACATACACTCGGACAAACTTGACAATGAGACAATTTTATGGATACCGCATACAACAACGCCTCAATGAGGGACACACTCTCCTCCAAGCTGGCAGGCTATTTCAGCAGTACATTGTGGATGGTTACATggcaattgaagaagaaagatttaGGTACATCCGGAAAAATCAACAGAAATTAAGGTCTGATCTTTATGGTGGCTTAATGGATGCTATTGTACGTGGAGATTCAGATTGCTCAATGGTGGGAAAAACTATTATACTACCTTCCTCCTACACTAGGGGACCTCGCTACAGGGCACAAAATTATCAAGATGCAATGGCTATATGTCGGTGGGCTGGATACCCAGATTTGTTCCTAACTTTTACTTGCAACCCAAAGTGGCCGGAAATAAATGCAATGACGAGACTAATAAACCAAGATCCTAATAGTTGCCGGGTGGACATTATATGCCGAGTCTTCCAGATCAAGTTGTTGCAGCTAATGCAAATTCTTAAAAAGGATAAGCCTTTCGGGACAATAATTGCGTGTAAGATAGGACAATCAATAATCTTCAATATTGTCTTACTAAATCACACAAAATGCAATCTCAATGcttttaaattacaatataggtatatatatatgtgcaaCCAAAAACATGGAAGATTATCACAGAATCTTAAACATGTGCGCACAAGACCTACCCATAACTCCTACAAAGCTTAATTACTAAGAATTACATCACTTCTTTATGAATACATGATATCTAGCAACCAATTCACCTAACCAACATGCTAATCACGTCCACATACTAATTTGTTTGTAGGTATATATACAATTGAGTTCCAGAAACGAGGCTTGCCACATGCTCATATACTGCTTTTCCTTCATGAAACACAAAAAAACCCCACAATAGATCATATCGATAAAGTAATATCCGCTAGAATACCAGATTACAGAGAAGATCCAGATGGGTATAATGCCGTGAAAAACTTCATGATACACGGACCGTGCAAGAACAAAATCTCAGTTGCCCATGTATGAAACATGGCAAGTGCACAAAACATTTTCCAAAGAAATACAATAGCCGAACAAATTTTGATTCGGATGGATTCCCTATTTATATGAGACGGGACACAGGTATTGAAGTCAAGAAAAATGGTGCCAGCTTAGACAACCGATATGTTGTCCCATATAACAGGGACTTGCTTGTCCAGTTTGATGCACATATAAATGTTGAAGTATGCAATTATACGCGGTCGGTCAAGTACCTATTCAAGTATGTTCATAAAGGGTCTGATAGAGCCACAGCAATAATAGAATCAACCGGTACACCAACAGAAAACGATGAGATAAAAAAATACCTAGATTGCAGATACATATCGGCCACAGAAGCTTGCTGGAGGATCTATTCATTTGATATACATCATAGGCAACCGGCTGTTGAGCGCTTACCATTTCATTTACATGGGCAAAACACAATAATATTTGAAGAATCAAGGACAGCTGAAAGCGTACTAAGCAGACCCGAtttagaaaaaacaaaatttacagAATGGTTTGAGGCAAACAAAGAACACCCTGATGCAAGAGAGCTGACATATTCCAATTTTCCAACGCGTTGGGTTTGGAATGGAAGAGACAAAAAGTGGACCAGGAGGAAGAAGGGGCACGCAGTTGGCAGAATTTACTTTGCACATCCAGGAAGTGGAGAACGTTTTTACATGCGTATGCTGCTAAATTTTGTCAAAGGGTGTACTTCCTTCGAAGGCATCAGAAAAATCAATAGAGTAGATCATAAAACATATAGAGAGGCCTGCTACGCTTTGGGGTTATTAGATGATGACAAAGAGTGGAACGACTGCTTGTCTGAGGCGTCCCAGTGAGCTTCTGGAAACGAGTTGCGACATCTCTTTGTTACTATACTTATGAACTGTTAGGTGTCAGATACACGTAAGCTATGGGAGAATAACTACGGAATATTATCTGAAGATATCACGCATATCCAGCGAAAGAGATTACAATTCAATGATTTGCAGCTAAACACAAAGCAGATTGAAGCGTACACACTATTTGAGATTGAAAGCATCCTTCTAACTATGGGGAGAAGTTTGAAAGATATAGAAGGAATGCCCCTTCCAGATTCAGCATTAATGCGAAATGTAGGGAATCGCCTAATCAATGAAGAGCTAGACTACGACAAAGACAAGCTCCAAATACTCCATGATCAATCACTCGCTTTGTTAAATACATGTCAACGCCCGGCATATGAGGCAATAATAACATCAGTGGATAACGAAGAagggaaattattttttatacacgGCCATGGTGGTACGGGTAAGACATTTCTGTGGAATACTATTATTTCAAAGATCATATCACAATCAAAAATCGTTCTCCCCGTCGCTACTTCAGGTATAGCAACTTTATTATTACCAAATGGTAGGACTGCTCATTCGCGATTTCATATTCCTCTAGACATCACGCCAGAGTCAACATGTGAAATCAAACAAGGCAGTCAATTAGCGGAACTACTTAAAAAGACCGCTTTGATAATCTGGGATGAGGCACCAATGGCAAACAAATTGTGCTTTGAGGCATTGGACAGAACCTTGAGGGATATTCTCCGagatatatatgaaaatagtGCCATGAAACCTTTTGGGGGCATAACTTTCGTATGTGGTGGTGATTTCCGCCAAATACTCCCGGTTATTCCAAAGGGAACAAGAGGTGATATTGTGGATGCAGCGCTGAACTGCTCACAGTTGTGGCCCTACTTCTCAATTTATGAATTGACGGAAAAC is a genomic window containing:
- the LOC125851434 gene encoding uncharacterized protein LOC125851434, whose product is MDVISDIIKAFRRPADVPAHIRKLQQLLPLLAVQDSMLKQRIKSYTSSSISSQGVVEIRKLKKNRGKYARLKRKLTLLQRQYKGHPLKQAKRVLYYIKILEKVVHATDIRMTEMHRQIQGGHYNQSNDSVMEECADVSHVMHLQTSSSRQASENSTAGYKTRLNLGPPTYTCQYCQAILWYEERTDKGKNTRQPKFTLCCMEGRIRVPLLTQSPPYLKYLLGNEFGKVGMNFRKNIRVYNSMFAFTSMGGRVDRSINRSKGPYVFRISGQNYHHIGSLLPEIGKSPQFAQLYIYDTDNEIENRIKSLMHEEVETEIVQEISEMLDEHNVLVKSFRMARDRYIEQPQAEFHMSILSERTQDGRQYNRPTASEVAGLIVGDLTDANFQRDVIVDHRKNGLQRITDLHPCFMSMNYPLIHPYGEDGYRLGIPLDSASQKTYTRTNLTMRQFYGYRIQQRLNEGHTLLQAGRLFQQYIVDGYMAIEEERFRYIRKNQQKLRSDLYGGLMDAIVRGDSDCSMVGKTIILPSSYTRGPRYRAQNYQDAMAICRWAGYPDLFLTFTCNPKWPEINAMTRLINQDPNSCRVDIICRVFQIKLLQLMQILKKDKPFGTIIACIEVKKNGASLDNRYVVPYNRDLLVQFDAHINVEVCNYTRSVKYLFKYVHKGSDRATAIIESTGTPTENDEIKKYLDCRYISATEACWRIYSFDIHHRQPAVERLPFHLHGQNTIIFEESRTAESVLSRPDLEKTKFTEWFEANKEHPDARELTYSNFPTRWVWNGRDKKWTRRKKGHAVGRIYFAHPGSGERFYMRMLLNFVKGCTSFEGIRKINRVSDTRKLWENNYGILSEDITHIQRKRLQFNDLQLNTKQIEAYTLFEIESILLTMGRSLKDIEGMPLPDSALMRNVGNRLINEELDYDKDKLQILHDQSLALLNTCQRPAYEAIITSVDNEEGKLFFIHGHGGTGKTFLWNTIISKIISQSKIVLPVATSGIATLLLPNGRTAHSRFHIPLDITPESTCEIKQGSQLAELLKKTALIIWDEAPMANKLCFEALDRTLRDILRDIYENSAMKPFGGITFVCGGDFRQILPVIPKGTRGDIVDAALNCSQLWPYFSIYELTENMRLSCGKVKGSEARKIASFDKWLLQIRDGSVYADNKKDLIHMPADVYILTSHNQIESIVEAVYLSLLQNYNDPSYLKERAILTPKNEMVHELNEKILKLIPGEGRTYYSSDNVCKASVNTNKEDILYPTEFLNNLRFPGIPNHDIHLKVGSLIMLLRNLNQTEGLCNGTRLIITHLGIWSVTANIISGKNIGSRVTIP